The Chiroxiphia lanceolata isolate bChiLan1 chromosome 3, bChiLan1.pri, whole genome shotgun sequence DNA segment ACAAGGATGCCATCTTCACTGCCTTGGAAGCACCACCATTCACATCCTGCACCAGGAAGCAGcaaactcctttttctttttggtagtACAGGCAAAATTGGACCTGTACAGGCAAGCctattaaaaggagaaaaatgtgggCTTAGGGGGGAAGTAGTTTGAAAAGGTGCCTGCTCTCACCTAGCCATAATAAATCCTCAGCTGTTTGTGGACTGTAAGGTTATTGGACAGAGATCACACCTTCATATGTGCCTTTTTATGTCGCCTGCCTGATGTCTCCTAGGATCCAATACAAGTACTTATACAAAACATATAAGAGTATATAGTAAGGAAATATCCCCTATTTTGCCAGCTATCTCCCCAGACTCCCGAGAGGTTTGGGAAGGCAGGTGTATGCTCTAGGTCTTTGAAATTATCTGAGACAGTCTCCAACTACTCAAACACTACAGTGCCATGAAACACTCATCATCTCAAAAATGCCATAAACCACTTATTGCCTCAAAGATGCATCCTAAACACTCATTTTCAAAGTATATCTTTATAAAAAACCAGAACTGTCCTGACATTTATTTCCATATGACAAGGACCAACCAGCATTAAATATTATGTTATGAAACAAAGTCCCTGGCCAAGACAAGGGGAATTTTCTATCTGCTCGTTCACAATATGAGGTGTCACCCAGCTGCCTTGCAAGACAGTTTGCAAGCCTTGTCATATAATACCCACTTACCATTGTGATTGCAAGCTGAGAGTTACTGCTGTCAGCCCAGATCCAGTTTTGAGAAGTGAGATAGAAGATAACAGATTCACACAGCACTGATTTAGTCTTCATGTAGGGTGAAGCAAGCTTGCTGAGAAGTTTGCTTGCACCTGGTAGTGCTGTTTGAAATCCACACCTGGTTATGCCAAAACTATTTATTCTGTCAACAAGGCATCTTGTAGGTCTGAAACATAAAGGTGTGGGAGGTTCCTTTATAATTTCAAGAGAAACTGGAGCAGAACCTTTGACTTCTCAAGgacaaaacacaaagcaaaacaaaacaaagcacaaatcATCAACTTGATATTCttaccaaaaaaatcacaacacggtgaaagaaaacagtttcttcATGAGAAGTAATTCCTAGACTGTTCCTCCTTTGAGGACGTTTCAGTAAGTTACTCTTTGAGAGCGAAAGAAGAGCTTATATGCCTGAACACTCATCTGCTTGGGTTCTTTTTTACTGCATCTTGTAGTCTACCAGAAGATATGTCTCCCTATGAGCTTGCCTGACATTTGCTAGGACACTGGTGCTAGAACAACATTACTTCACTAATATAACATTACATTACAAACAAAACATGGAATAAAACATTCAACCCTCTTCGTATCAGAACCAAGGGTCAAGTAGccttttttcagtcttcaagGCTTTTAGCTTTCATCTTTTCCTAGCCGGGGTCTGTTCAAAATATCAGCAAACTGACCAGGTACCAGGACACAGAGAGAGCTCAGAGGCTTCTGATGTGAGTTATGGAAATGCAGGGGAGTGGTAGGCAAACAGCATAAGAATGATCCTCTTCGTATTATCTGAAAAGGTAGATTTAAAAGAAGACTAAGAGTTTACATTTCTGTTAATATTCTTGTAacatctgggggggggggggggtatgCATTCAGCTTTCTAGgttgaaaagcaaataaaaccttTCACTTCTGTGTAACTGTGTTGCCCATGAAGGTTATCTCTGGAGATCCCATTTTTTGTTCTACCTCACCAACCTTTGCCACTTGAACAAATGCTGTGGTTGCGAGATGTCGCCTGGAACAGCTCAACACCAGTGGGAGGCTCAGTGGCACAGATTTCAGAGGTGTTTGCTGGCAGCAGATATTTGGTGAGACATTGATTTCCATCTATACCACACCTGGAGGATCTCTGGTGAGCAGGTTATTTGCACATCCGTTTCCCACCTCTTCCGGTCTTCATCACCTAAGCCCCTGGCACAGAAGGATAATTGAATCTCCCTCAAATACCATGTCACACCTGCCTcaccctgctctgtccctgtgtggcatttcagagctccaggaggcaGGTGTGGCACCTTGCTCATACCAAAAGCCCATGACCACAGAGGTCCAAATGAGCATTTGCAGCTCTTCTTTCCAGGAATCTGTCACTGGTTGCTATAGTGATAAACAAGTTGGCTTATtaggaaaaggaacaaaacactagagaaaattatttcaaaatggcCTATGTGCATACATAAACACGCAATCTCACTCCTCATTGTCAGCTTGggcagctggtttttttttttctggaacagcATGGACAACATATACATTATTTTAGCAAGTCCAGCCCAATCTCCACTGTGTTTTCTGACACACAGTATCCTGTGTGAGGGAGTGGGTCTTTCCCATCTGAGCTGGATGATTAAACTTCTTGGAGGCTTCCAAAACTAGATAGTGTAGGAAAATGTGCTCTCTTAGAAAAACTGTTAGGTGATCTAATGAGGCTGAAATAAGTCtaaaggagcaggagagaacATAAGAAATTATGCTTTTACTGCATCCTCTGCTggggcttcattttttttacctttctttgcCCCTTGCTGATGCCAAGATACCTCTGTACAGACACTTAGGGTGGCAATCTGTGCCTGTCAGATGGCAGAACATTACTTTCTCTGTAAGATGCCTGGCTTACACATTGGTCTTTTGGGCCTTCACCAACATGTAATAAGCCTGTTTTCATTTGAACCTCTAGATGCACAGTGACTCACCGAGATCAGGCTTGTGCCCTTGGGTGTGTAGTAGACAGTGGATGTTCTTTGACACGCTTGTGAGATGCAGCCAccatgctctttttttttgcctaattACACATTTTGATTGACTGAGTGATGCCAGAAGGTGTAAATTCAAACACTAGAAACTACAATGCCTGTATTTCATTCAGACAGGCAGGGCTAGTCTTTTGTCTGCTGTGATTTGAGTCATCTGGCATCTGGATTTACCCATCACAGAAACCAGGCTGATGAGCCCCCTTTGCCAGAGCTAATTACCCACCCCCAGTTACCACCAGTCACTgctgttgaaagaaaaacatgataCAGCACAAAGAAATGAACCATCCTTGGGTTTAATCTATTCATTTACAGTCATGTGAAATAGAAACTATTTCTCTACAGTGTTTTATCCACTAGTTGAAAATAATTGCACATTTTTACATGTTTATCCAACTGattttgcttctgcttcccATGGGACTGTAATAGTTCTATCAACTGTAGAACCTacaaaacaatatattttaatagctttatTTCAAATAGTATCTTATAACTCAGACCATCTTtctaataactgaaaaaaaaaaaaaacaacaaaaaaaccaaaacccagtTTGTAACACTGTACCTAGCTTGAGGAAATCCTGGTGTTCAGAAACTGAGTGGAAATTCAAATGGAGCAAGCAAAAGGCTTGGCCAGCTTGTTCCCCTGCCAGGTATGTCTAGCTGAGAGGCTGGGTGGGAGTGCTGGGTCACAGGGGAAGCTGTGTCTAGCTCCTCTAGATGGAGCTGCCTGATGGGTGAGTGACTCCGAGttgggagggggagaaaggcagaaagaacagaattgTTTTTAGAATGTGGAAAAGTACATCCATGACACAGCTATAGCAACTCTCCTGCCATGTCTATCCTTTTCTACAGATATTGGAAACACTGAAAGcaatgaagaagaaaggaacTGGGGCACACTGTTTCTGGCTAACATTACACCCCATCTGACTGCATCCAGCCAGTGTCTGCAGTGTGCTCCAGTTTGAAAAAAGCCTCTGTGGGCCTGTAAAGAATGCTCCTAGAGATGAGATTTCTTTTGTATATGTGTGCGTATCAcacttgcacacacacactgctttCTAGCACTGTGTTGGTCGAGCATTCTCCTGCCAGAGCCAGGCATTGTCTGATGGTAAGAAGCACAAGAAACTGAAGCAGagatagttttttttaaaacaaatgaaaaattgggTGCCAAGTCCTGAcacatctctgaaaaaaaatctttggagGCTGGGGGCAGCAATCACAACACCATAATAAATGAGCCAAGCCATAAACTACTGCAAACAAACAATTCTGGACCAGATCCTGAAGAGAAATGCCTGCCCACACACTCTGATACAACCCAGAATATGCACTGTGCTGCATACTGTGTGTGAAACCATAGGAACAGCCTGAGTCACACAGTGATTGGTACCATCCATCACAAGTTAGAAACTCGTCCTTTGTTTTGGAGTCGCACCTGAGGCCTCAAATCAAATGTGACAATTTTTATAATAACCTGTGCTAAGGTGTTTGGCAGAAAAAACTATCTCTGTAGACTGTTTGCCTCTACAAATGGAGTGTTTGAGTGTTTATTTGACTGGGTTCCTCCAATTTCCAGAGGAAGAACATTCTGCTTTGCTTATCAAGAAACAACAGTTTAATTAATAGCAGTTGGCTTGTATGTAGTGCCTTCATTCTGTTTTACCTTTCCATCTAAAATAATTCACTCCTAAAGCTTACAGAAAATGCTGTTGCATTATTTGATATCCCATCTGATGTGTCTGACTCATGACCTCCCAGTCCATTCCATGGCACATGAAGACACATTACAATggttctgaaggaaaaatatatttgttgaGATTTGTTATCAAGTGACCACGTGTCTCATATTGTTATGGTACAGCAAATGCTAGATGAGTAAATGCAGTAAATATTTGTTAGCAAGTGTAGAGAAACACATAGTTACCAGCTTTCAGGAACACAATTAAAGAGACGGAAGATCACCACACAGTTCACTGGGATACCTCCCTGGTGCTGAGTTACTGTTTGTGCTCCTTCCTAAACTGCTGCAATTACATTCAGCTATCCTTATTGCTGCCTTTACTAAGGCATAAACTATTGAGTATCCTCTATAGGTTGAGCTCTGAATACAAAACACAGGTTCACTAAAGATAATATTTtggatgaaaaaataatatagtacttttaaaatattatatgttTGACTATAAAGAATGCCAATTAAACACATCCATTTGTAACTCTTAGTTTCTAGGTTCCATCCCAATAGTTTTTTAAGAATCCTGACATGGTATCATATAGTATCTAGAAGTGACTAGCTTTGAACTAACTTCTCCAAATGACCACTGATTTTCAAATGAGAACAAGCAATAGCTTCTTGGTATGTTGCTTTGATACACGTTTGCCTTATCTGAACAAATTATCTCTGTAAATAGGATTGTTCTGGAAATGAGAAAACGATGGTATGCTCAGTCACTGGAGAGAGATCGAGTTCAGGTTATTGTCCTTTGGATAAAATGGATCAGCATAAAACCACCAACTGTAATTTCAGGTCcaagacatttttcatttggatATATCAAACTATTTATGCTTGCTGCATTCCTCCATATTATTTCATTAATCACATAACAACCCTTCCACTTCTCCATTAACCATGCTAACTCTAATTAGCTCTCTGCTACACAGATGTTTCCTCATTTCGATGTTCAGTGCCTGGCCATGTGTCACCCTAACTTTCACATGAATTTCAGCTTACATTACATTGCTTCGATGTCCTATCTGTGTGTGAGCCTGCTGGGTTAATACGTCCTTTTGAATAACAGATTGATTGCAGGTATATATGAATGATAGATAGACATGGTGTCCACATTAACTGCATTTGTTATACACATGCAAATGTGAAGGATGCATATAAAACTGGAACGAAAGCAGTAGTTTAAGCTCAGGAGGCTGGCATGAAGGCATGACTGATTTCTCTAAGCCACACTATTCCTACCAATAATAAGTCAATGTATCAGTGACAAATCACTCTATTTCTGATCTCAAATAGTTCACGAGCCAGTGAGACCATCATTCGATCTAGATGTTTTAATCCTAGAATCGTGGAGAATTCTGTAATTTGCAAACTCTACTGCTGTGCTTCTGTGCTCTTATCCAGcttgaagttttaaaaacataattcaaGCTGTAAGGAAATGTTTAGTTATGACAGCAGGGAGTGTTGAAAAATGCATCGGAAACTTCCCTGGGAGGAAATGATTCGTAAGAGGTTTTAGATTGTGCATTTCATGTGTGTTGCAGCACACGATGAATGcctttttctcaaaataaagaGAGGTGGATTATTGCGAAATTCTGATATACGTAACCTTTTCAAAAAGGAGCTGTGATCTCTGGGGAAGCAGCTCGGCAGAACAACGGGGAGATGCGGTCCGGGGGAGCACGGGCTCGCAGGGCGGTGCGGGCGATGTGCGGAAGGCAACACTTACGGGCACCGACGGGAGCTGCGGAAAACCGCTGCGTTATCTACAACTTCTTACTTCGGACGGGCTCGAAATATccctccctttaaaaaaaaaaaaaagaaagagagaaaaaaaagaaatccaatcAACCCAGAAATGAAGCGAGCGACTGCCCGCCACTCCGAGGGGTAAGTACTCAGGCAAGGACCCTACGCCTAGCCTAGCCTAGCCCAGCCCGGCGGGCGCTGGCGCGGTGCCGGGGAAGGCGTCCCGGTCGCGGAGAGGAGGAGCCCCCCGAGCTCCCCGTCCCCTTCAGCCGAGCCCCGGCGCCGCCCCCCCCGAGGGCAGTGAGCGGAGCTCTccgggccgccgccgccccctccccgcggcTCCCGGGGGCGGCAGCCGGAGCGAGGCGAGGCGGGGCgggagcccccccggcccccgcccgcggGGACCCTCGCTCCCGCCTCTCCGcccgccctcccctccccgcccccgcGCACCGCCAGAGCCGCCCGGGGAAGCGCAGGAGAAGGAGCGTCTCCCCAGAGTCCCCGCCGAGCCCCCGTCCGGCGATGCTGAGGGAGAAGCGGGAGGAGGACGAAGGGTGGCCGAGGGCGGAATAGAGGCGCGGCAGGAGCGGGGCCGGGCACTGGCCCGCCGGGCTACGGGAGGGCACCGCGGGGAGCCCCGACCCGCCCCGCCGGTGGCCCCGCGCCCGCGGGAGGGAGCGCCCGgcgcccgccccggccgccgccgccgccgccgccgcccgggcgCCCCGCGGAGCAGCGCGGaggggccgccccgccgcgcccgtCCATGGGGCGGCGCTGAGCGGAGGCGCGGCGGGAGGGCGCCGGGGGCAGCATGAAGTCTCTGCTATTCAGCcgcttcctcctgctgctgccctgggtgcTCATCGTCATCATCGTGCTGGACATCGATAGTAGCCGGGCGCCGCTGCCCGCGCTGTACCCCCGCGGCGGGAGTGAGGGCGGTAGCGGCGGGGCGCGGCCTCCcgccccgcggcggcggcccgAGGCGGTGCTGCCCACCATCTATGCCATCACGCCCACCTACAGCCGCCCGGTGCAGAAGGCCGAGCTCACCCGCCTGGCCAACACCTTCCGGCAGGTGTCGCGGCTCCACTGGATCCTGGTGGAGGACGCGGCGGCGCGCAGCGAGCTGGTGACCCGGTTCGTGGCGGGCGCGGGGCTGCCCTGCACGCACCTGCACGTCCCCACGCCGCGCCGCTACAAGcgcccggggctgccccgcgcTACCGAGCAGCGCAACGCCGGCCTGGCCTGGCTGCGGCAGCGGCACCAGCACCTGCCGCCCCCGCAGCCCGGGGTGCTCTTCTTCGCCGACGACGACAACACCTACAGCCTGGAGCTGTTCCAGGAGGTGCGTGCGGGATAAGGGAGGGGGGGCGCGCTCCACCGCCTCTCCGCGGGCTCCCACCGCTTCCAGCATCCCCGCTTCCCGCCGGGCTCGCCCCTCTCCAGGCTCCCGCGCGGGGCTGTGCCACATCCCGCTTTGCGGCGGCTCGGTGCCCGTTACTCAGAAATTCTGGGCATGGAGAATTCAAGCCCGGTCCCCGGCGCGGACAACTCGCCGCGCCCCGTCCCTCAGCCGGGCTCTCCAGCGCTGCCTTCGTGTGGCACTCCTCTCTTGAGTTTTAAGTTTCTTGTCCCTCTCCTCCACGCTCCCCCCAACgttttactgttgttttctcGCTTTCCTGCCGAGCGAGGCAAGTTTAGGGTTTATATAAGGGATCTTGTGTTTTTGTTAAAGCTGGGATGAAAAGCGCTCTTTCatagttgggatttttttcgGGCTGCATCCCTCTCCTTGTAGGGCAAACTGGCATCAGGAGTCGCCATCCTTCACAGTTTTTTCTTGGCGCAAATGAATTTATCCAGAGCTGGCTCCTTCACGTGGACTCGCCTTTTTGAAGCCTTTTCGAAGCCTTTTCGCTCTTAAAAGCAGCAAATCGTTTGTGTAACGACTAAACACCCTTTCAGgagtttcttttctgaagggacctggttttgtctttattgCCTTCCCTTGGTGAAGggctttgtttcattttggtggGAATTGGCAAGCGCTTGGGGCAGAGGGTATCCAGCTTTCTTTCTGAGTTCTGCCTGGCAGGAAGGAGGGACTTTAATAAGTGGAcataaaacagcagaagaaagatcATGTACATCTTCTGTGACAGCTAGGAGAGTACCCTTGGCAGGGAAATAAgggagggaaatggaaaagTAGGTTGGCAGCAGATAGGGAACACACAGGGCTTCAGACAGAATGTGGTCCATATCTTCTTGCTGGTGGATAGAACTGTGTTTAGAAGTGTACACCCATATTCTACAGCTTGCTTCCAACCAATGTGCCTCCTCGTGTGCTTTACAGTCAGTAGGCTAAAATGAACACAACACACAGAAACGTGAAGCACATGCAATTCCCTAGAGCAAGCTGGTTTAGAAATGTTTAGGTTTGTAATGCATCCCTTTTCATTTCCCGGGAGTGAGTGGGCAGGTGCAGGGTCCCCATTCAACAGAGATGTCCTACTTCTTTTGCCCATTTGGCATTCAGCATTAAAGCCGCTAATTTAAGGACCTTTGCCTGGAGGCTAAACCTTTGttgtaattgattttttttaaaattctcacgGCTGTGCTTAGCACGTTATAATGCAGAGTAATTCCACCGTACCCATCTTTGATGTGATGGGAGTGCCCACATATATATTCACAGATATAAGGCTAATCTGATTGAATCTTAGGGAATTTGTTAATTGAAACAGAAAGTACACTTTGACACAATGACTAGTGTGGAACTAGTAGATATTTGGAGACaaatatctacttttttttttaatagtttgttggtttggggttttttttttagtaccgACATTACAGACAAGCTAAAGAGAACGGTATTGACAGGCATTTCACTTCAGTGACCCGGAGCTACTGAAAAGGTGTTCAGtcacatttattcttttataatTTCTATCATTATTCTTCTGATTGCCGTGAAGGATGTAACAGAAAGGTACAAATTACCTCTTTGATCAGGTGGGAAATGCAGGAAAGCAAGGGGATAAAGCTGTCTGAAGGGTTAACCTTGAAAATTACAGGCACAACAGGCAACCTGTGTTTCCTCTTGCTAACAAGAATTGTAACCTCCAGCATGAACCTCTGCAATCCTAAGACCTCCCTTTTACCAGGGTTCAGCTGCTGGGGAAGAGGTGTTTATTCTGAGCTGTGTGTTCACAGGCAGACACACATGAATAAGTTTTCCCTGTGAAATGTGGTGGTTGGAAAGCTCAGTTACAGCAGTGGAGAAGGAGCTTTTGCTTCAATTACCTCTGCAAAGTTCCCATGACTGTTTTCTGGGGTCACTAACGAGCTGTATGCAAGGTCTCGGGGGACACCACTGGTAGTAACACAGGGAATGCCTTGTGGACCTGGCAAAGTTAATGGAAGTCCCTTGGCAAGCTTTACCAACAAGATGTGTGGGAGGTTACATTTGGAGAGAGCCAGGAGTCTGATTTTCAGTCGAGGCACTGCTTGAGGgctggttgcttttttttttttcttgataaaagaaattctgtgtCTCCACAGATTCTGGCTTGACAGCTCTGTAGTAAATCCTGATCTCTCTTTCCGGAATTGATAGATATATGAGTGTAAGCTATACTTGTCTTTTCCAAGCATGAAGAGAGCAGCTTCAGAACATATTGTGTGTAGATGAAATCTGGTAGTAATTCCTCTCATGAAAGTGGTGGTAACTCTACCCGAGAGGGAGTTTTTTCACTTCGTTGCCCTGCCGGGAAAAATTCTCCAGACCTACAGTTGCTTAATCCTAAAAGAGGTCTGATAAACTGAAGTCTGCTCACTGGGAGGGGGCAGTTTAAATGTAGGAAGACAAGACAGGGGCTCTGAATTCTCATCCTACCACCCACCATCCTATGCTGGCTGCGTGACTTCCAGCATGTCACTGACACGGGCAGAGGGGTGTGTAGGTCCCAAACTGCCAGCGGCAGTGTGAGGTACTGTCTGCCTGCAAGCACTTACATACATTTGCTGTCTTATGAAATAGTAGGTCTGTCTTCTTTGTAATGGCTTGTTTCTGAGTCAAAGCTGGTTTCAGTAACAGCATGAGGGACTGGGGAGGTGGGAACCAAGGCTAGTTAGGATTGTAAAGCCAGCATGAGAGAAACATTGGCATTAGGGATGCGTTTTGCTCAGAGGTTAAAAAAAGCAGGACTGCGGAGCAAAAGGTGAGCCATGGAACTGCACGTCAGTGAAGGATTATGTTTAAGGCAGCTCTTTTGCTGTGGCTTTCCCTAGTGCCCTTACAGAAGACAGAGCCTTTTTAACAAAGTGAATTCAGCAAAAGCTTTACTGGGAGTTGTAGTATAGTTGTGAGGGTCATGATCAGAAAGGAGCATGCTTTGACATGAAATACCATGGGATACTTCTGAGAGCTTTTGATGAGGAAATTCTAATCTCTGTCCAAAGTCCTTCTGCCTGATATGTATAGGAATGAATACTTTATATTTGATATGGAGTGAGCTGGGCCCAGTAGAACTAGACCAAGTGTGTTTcatgaaaatcaggaaaaaaccccaagaaccCAGTTTACAGTAgagtttttctggaaaatgtcaCTGTCTGTAGTAAATCTGGAACCCTCTAGTGCTGTTtataattatcttttttcctaaGAGCTGTGATGAATGTGGATGTATAGGCTAGTTTTCTGACTGGCAAAACTATGTCCTCAAAGTCAAACTGGGCTGGATCTGAGCAGGTTTAGTTGTCCTTTCTAGAATCAGGTGGAGAGCCTGGTTTGTCTTTCTGCTGCTACAGTATGTTCAGCATTGGCTCTCTTGAGCATTTTGGctcaccctctctggaaaggcTGCAGGGAAAGAACCAGTTTGTTCAGCAATTGTGAAATTCTTTAGAGTAGTAAgtggggctgcagcagtgaTGAAGAAAATATCTCCAGGAGTGAAGAAGTGGCCTTTAAGTTATTCCCAACCCTTTCTGCTTGAGCATATAGTGGTGGTCAGGTAAAAAatcatgcttttatttaatgCCTGTGGTTCTGGCATATTATAttttgttataaatattttgggATCCAGGcctcaaaaatatttatgtattttctgcTCAGATATGATCTGTTCACCTGGAGGGGTATATCTGCATCTTGCCATCAAAAACAACAgtctgctttctgaaaatatctgttttcagttgaaagtcAGCCtacattcataaaaaaaaaccattgAAAAGCCTGAAATCCCAACTAGTACATTTGTTTTACAGATGTTTCTACATGAATCATGATAACTTCCATTTTGTACTATAGGCTGTTCTTTTTGGAGTGACTATCTTATAGTTTCTGGTGCATTTGTGTTTCATGTTATTCCTGAATGCAAGTTATTGGAATATTGTGACTGATGCCTAGCAACTGCTGATTGCACGTTTTTAAActtccagaaagaaaaccttttagATAAAGCTGGCATTCCACCTTCAtagagagattttaaaaacaggattTACTTAAGCGCTAGAAACTGAAGATAGACAGCTAAGTTCCACTTCCCTTAACTCTTCACATAATTCATGTGTTTCTGTGTCTCAGgcattttctctgctctttctgtgttttg contains these protein-coding regions:
- the B3GAT2 gene encoding galactosylgalactosylxylosylprotein 3-beta-glucuronosyltransferase 2, with amino-acid sequence MKSLLFSRFLLLLPWVLIVIIVLDIDSSRAPLPALYPRGGSEGGSGGARPPAPRRRPEAVLPTIYAITPTYSRPVQKAELTRLANTFRQVSRLHWILVEDAAARSELVTRFVAGAGLPCTHLHVPTPRRYKRPGLPRATEQRNAGLAWLRQRHQHLPPPQPGVLFFADDDNTYSLELFQEMRTTRKVSVWPVGLVGGRRYERPVVENGKVVGWYTGWRADRPFAIDMAGFAVSLQVILSHPKAVFKRRGSQPGMQESDFLKQITTVEELEPKANNCTKVLVWHTRTEKVNLANEPKYHLDTVNIEV